From a single Patescibacteria group bacterium genomic region:
- a CDS encoding undecaprenyl-diphosphate phosphatase, whose protein sequence is MWEQIVLGIVQGVVEWLPVSSEGVIFLVIKNFFDAEAGMGAIIHRALFLHLGTFLAALVYFRKDVASLFKALFNYKSSDLETKKIFNFLLTATLISGFLGFVLVKAFIVLEEQLVLSAQAVTAAVGLLLLITGWLQIKTKKDGVKKVKELSGRDGILLGLVQGFAALPGLSRSGLTVSVLLLRKFSGASALKLSFLMSLPIVLVGNLVLNFNDFAFSKEAAVGLFFAFLFGILTIDLLLKIAKKFEFGWFVLGFGILVVLSAMV, encoded by the coding sequence ATGTGGGAACAGATTGTTTTGGGCATTGTTCAAGGGGTTGTTGAGTGGTTGCCGGTTAGTTCGGAGGGCGTTATCTTTTTGGTCATTAAGAATTTTTTTGACGCAGAGGCAGGAATGGGCGCGATTATTCATCGCGCCCTTTTTCTTCACTTAGGCACTTTTCTCGCCGCCTTGGTTTATTTCCGCAAAGATGTCGCCTCATTATTTAAGGCGTTATTTAATTACAAATCATCTGATTTAGAAACGAAGAAGATTTTTAATTTTCTTTTGACCGCTACTCTGATTAGCGGTTTTTTAGGTTTTGTTTTAGTTAAAGCGTTTATCGTGTTAGAAGAGCAATTGGTTTTATCAGCGCAAGCGGTTACCGCGGCGGTCGGTTTACTTTTACTGATTACGGGCTGGCTCCAAATAAAAACGAAAAAAGACGGAGTTAAAAAAGTTAAAGAATTAAGCGGAAGGGACGGGATTTTGCTTGGGTTGGTTCAGGGGTTCGCGGCGTTGCCTGGGTTGTCGCGTTCAGGGCTAACCGTCTCGGTTCTGCTTTTGAGAAAATTTAGCGGGGCAAGCGCTTTAAAGTTGAGTTTTCTAATGAGTTTGCCGATTGTTTTGGTCGGCAATCTTGTTTTAAATTTTAACGACTTCGCCTTTTCAAAAGAAGCGGCAGTCGGATTATTTTTCGCTTTTCTTTTCGGGATTTTAACCATTGACCTACTTCTAAAAATAGCCAAAAAATTTGAATTCGGCTGGTTCGTCTTGGGTTTTGGTATTTTGGTTGTTCTGTCGGCGATGGTTTGA
- a CDS encoding 8-oxo-dGTP diphosphatase encodes MRQVSLCLLLKENQDKREILLAMKKRGFGEGRWNGCGGKIDIEKGDKNVLDSALRETEEEIGVKIKNPEKVAIIDFHFPEVPKEKGFDQQVHIFLVRDWEGEPTESEEMAPKWFGMEEIPFDKMWEDDKHWLPYVLENKKLRGKFVFDKEDKITEQVIELVEAVE; translated from the coding sequence ATGAGGCAGGTATCGCTTTGTTTGTTATTAAAAGAAAATCAGGATAAAAGAGAGATACTTTTGGCGATGAAGAAAAGGGGATTTGGCGAGGGGCGGTGGAATGGATGCGGCGGGAAAATAGATATAGAAAAAGGAGACAAGAATGTTCTGGATTCGGCTTTGCGTGAGACGGAGGAGGAAATAGGGGTTAAGATAAAAAATCCGGAAAAAGTCGCCATAATAGATTTTCATTTTCCAGAGGTTCCAAAAGAGAAGGGCTTTGACCAGCAGGTTCATATTTTTTTAGTCAGGGATTGGGAAGGGGAGCCGACGGAAAGTGAGGAGATGGCGCCTAAGTGGTTTGGCATGGAAGAAATTCCTTTTGATAAAATGTGGGAGGACGATAAACATTGGCTACCCTATGTTTTAGAAAACAAAAAATTGAGAGGAAAATTTGTCTTTGATAAAGAGGATAAAATAACCGAACAGGTGATTGAGTTAGTGGAAGCGGTGGAGTAG
- a CDS encoding ABC transporter permease yields MNLTVAAKQSVIALRANKLRSIFSILGIVIGVAAVVIILSLGQGLKGLVTGEVEAFGPNMIDIAVKIPGAGQVGSVISMAQGIKITTLKTKDIKALEDKQKFPYIEAVTGQAFGQEWANYKDKEKKTIVYGCNADFPLVMKTAQTKQGRFFTESEDESLAKVVVLGSGLAETFFGQSEPIGEKIKIKGQNFKVVGVLEEQNIISVGGIDMNDFAYIPVETALKEVLGINYLSEIILTVTDASYLTRAIPEISQMLRRNHNIKDPEKDDFQITTMEEILDQINDMMVILNLLLGFLAAISLLVGGIGIMNIMLVSVSERTHEIGLRKSLGASRRDILWQFLIESLTVTGLGGLIGILFGIGVSLISAVGARAYGLSWPLTVSWLAIIIAFFVSMMIGLVFGIYPAQKAARLSPIEAMRKE; encoded by the coding sequence ATGAATTTAACTGTCGCGGCTAAACAATCGGTGATTGCTTTGAGGGCGAATAAATTGCGCAGTATTTTTTCTATTTTGGGGATTGTTATTGGCGTGGCGGCGGTCGTAATTATTCTTTCTTTGGGACAAGGGTTGAAGGGGCTGGTGACAGGCGAGGTTGAGGCGTTCGGGCCAAATATGATTGATATCGCGGTTAAGATTCCTGGCGCGGGTCAAGTTGGAAGCGTTATCTCAATGGCGCAAGGGATTAAAATAACCACACTTAAAACAAAAGATATTAAGGCGTTAGAGGATAAACAAAAATTTCCATATATTGAAGCGGTGACGGGACAAGCGTTCGGGCAGGAGTGGGCGAATTACAAAGACAAGGAAAAGAAAACAATTGTTTATGGCTGCAACGCCGATTTTCCCTTGGTCATGAAAACGGCTCAAACTAAACAGGGGAGGTTTTTTACGGAGAGCGAGGACGAGAGTTTAGCGAAGGTTGTTGTTTTAGGAAGCGGTTTGGCTGAAACATTTTTTGGGCAAAGCGAACCGATTGGGGAGAAAATAAAAATCAAGGGACAGAATTTTAAAGTTGTCGGCGTTTTGGAAGAGCAGAATATAATTTCTGTCGGCGGGATTGATATGAATGATTTCGCCTATATCCCAGTAGAAACAGCCCTGAAAGAGGTTTTGGGGATTAACTATCTGTCAGAAATAATATTAACCGTTACGGACGCGAGCTATCTCACCCGGGCAATTCCAGAAATTTCTCAAATGTTGAGGCGCAACCACAATATTAAAGACCCCGAAAAGGACGATTTTCAAATTACGACTATGGAGGAAATTTTGGATCAAATTAACGACATGATGGTTATTTTAAATTTGCTTTTGGGATTTTTAGCAGCGATTTCTTTGTTGGTTGGCGGAATTGGAATTATGAATATTATGCTTGTCTCTGTCTCTGAACGAACGCATGAGATTGGATTGCGCAAGTCGCTGGGGGCGAGTAGGCGAGATATTCTTTGGCAATTTTTAATTGAGAGTTTGACAGTGACTGGTTTGGGCGGATTAATTGGGATTTTGTTTGGCATCGGCGTGTCTTTAATCAGCGCTGTTGGCGCGCGGGCTTACGGACTATCTTGGCCTTTGACGGTTTCTTGGTTGGCGATTATAATTGCTTTTTTTGTGTCTATGATGATTGGTTTGGTTTTTGGGATTTACCCCGCTCAAAAAGCGGCGCGATTAAGTCCGATTGAGGCGATGAGGAAAGAGTAA
- a CDS encoding prohibitin family protein gives MNIDKIVEINEKIRKVDGKKIVSRIIIGLFLFMLFFGAFGTIGAGERGVLLQFGAVKDKVFGEGLYIKIPFVQQVVTMDVKLQKDEIPASASSKDLQIVTSKIALNYHLDPASVNRVWQEVGKNYNARIIAPSIQEAVKAETAKFTAEELITKREIVKEQIKANLAERLLENSIIVDEFNIIDFSFSAAFNDAIEAKVTAEQLKLKAERDLERIKIEADQKIAEAEGKAIAIRIEAQALLQNAKVVELRWIEKWNGEVPQYWGQASPFIGLNQ, from the coding sequence ATGAATATAGATAAAATTGTTGAGATTAATGAGAAAATTAGGAAGGTGGACGGGAAGAAGATTGTTTCTCGGATTATTATCGGGCTGTTTCTTTTTATGCTTTTCTTTGGCGCTTTTGGGACGATTGGCGCGGGGGAGCGAGGGGTTTTGCTTCAATTTGGAGCGGTTAAAGATAAAGTTTTTGGCGAAGGGTTGTATATTAAAATTCCTTTTGTCCAGCAGGTGGTTACAATGGATGTCAAACTTCAGAAAGATGAAATTCCGGCGAGCGCTTCTTCTAAGGACTTGCAGATTGTGACATCAAAAATCGCTTTGAATTATCATTTAGATCCAGCATCGGTTAATAGGGTTTGGCAAGAAGTGGGGAAGAATTATAACGCTCGGATTATCGCGCCATCTATTCAGGAAGCGGTTAAAGCGGAAACAGCCAAATTTACGGCGGAGGAGTTGATTACGAAAAGAGAAATAGTCAAAGAGCAGATTAAAGCAAATCTCGCAGAAAGATTATTAGAGAATTCTATTATAGTTGACGAATTCAATATTATTGATTTTAGTTTTTCAGCGGCGTTTAACGACGCGATTGAAGCGAAGGTGACCGCGGAGCAGTTGAAGTTGAAGGCAGAAAGAGATTTGGAGAGAATTAAGATTGAGGCGGACCAGAAAATTGCTGAAGCGGAAGGAAAGGCGATTGCGATTAGAATTGAAGCGCAAGCGCTTTTACAGAACGCCAAAGTGGTTGAGTTGCGATGGATAGAAAAATGGAATGGCGAAGTCCCTCAATACTGGGGGCAAGCAAGTCCGTTTATCGGACTTAATCAGTAA
- a CDS encoding glycosyltransferase codes for MPQNNKKTICFVHYGIGWRDGVNTVIKTLVDGIQEENPRLGFRFIGGEVKERFLEGADYIEIPELLPVEDDLNKSEIEKRGLAIAQKIAEATEGSDVVVIENPFVGEYHLSAMLGFSIYAKQFKPSGTKIFFRIHDLYVDSPHYRDGAWKSFSSSEIENIVRGEGVDGFLIINHELKEKLIQEGVAAEKIFYLSNGVDGEKFNQRLESEETEAIRAGLGISDKEAKILLYPVRVVPRKNIEEAILLVNYVRQITGENYILVVPGKVDKYDPLSQGYYDVLEKIVLVAGFPIIFTKKPLPLKRRYSASGAVEEYSVGDLYQASFATVMTSLREGFGYPFLECWFAGKIVVGRRIQNIVDDFEKSGLSFEWLYDNFLLNNRDVVNAEDEKSFKRAKRVLEIFRDKELKERILELNKDDVLKQVEVLRDRTRREKIIKENLEAAKNIYEVSEVAKQFLELIQGAAPVAGAAPLGHYKSCEIVVGIPSYNEADSISNVVKVVDEGLVKYFSGRRAVIINSDNNSSDGTSEVFLGVKTKTPKIYISTPPGVKGKGNNFRNLFLKMKELGADATMVVDADLKSITPEWVKCLIEPMMDGYDYITPIYARDKYDGSITNHLCYPIVYGLLGYDIRQPIGGDFGFSGRMADYWLEQEWTEEVGKFGIDIFMTMNAIKFGAKLGQVDLGFKIHKTSAPKLDNMFLEVASSLFSFLPKERAAEIQKPPLVCSISDEEGFSLDDFNQKESTAREKEEINEKIAVEFKENYSVLKSFIPEEIRVGLEREFFEEKSFGIDGELWAKSVYCLLGAFRDGADKKAVLKLLRALFFARRNVFVEEIRGKSYNDLEKIIQREANYFLDLL; via the coding sequence ATGCCGCAAAATAATAAGAAGACAATTTGTTTTGTCCACTATGGGATTGGTTGGAGAGATGGGGTGAATACAGTTATTAAGACCTTGGTTGATGGAATTCAGGAGGAGAATCCGCGGCTTGGGTTTCGTTTTATTGGAGGAGAAGTGAAAGAGCGATTTTTGGAAGGGGCTGATTATATAGAAATTCCCGAACTTTTGCCAGTAGAAGATGATTTAAATAAAAGCGAAATTGAAAAAAGGGGATTGGCGATTGCTCAAAAAATTGCCGAAGCGACAGAGGGGTCTGATGTCGTAGTAATTGAAAATCCTTTTGTCGGTGAATATCATTTGTCGGCAATGCTTGGTTTTTCTATTTACGCGAAGCAATTTAAGCCGTCTGGAACAAAAATATTTTTTAGAATTCACGATTTGTATGTTGATAGTCCGCATTATCGCGACGGAGCGTGGAAATCTTTTTCTTCTTCGGAAATTGAAAATATTGTTAGGGGCGAAGGAGTTGATGGTTTTTTAATCATTAATCACGAACTGAAGGAAAAATTAATTCAGGAAGGAGTTGCGGCAGAAAAAATATTTTATCTTTCAAATGGCGTTGATGGAGAAAAATTTAATCAACGATTAGAAAGCGAGGAGACCGAAGCAATTCGCGCGGGGCTGGGAATTTCAGACAAAGAGGCGAAGATTTTACTTTATCCTGTGCGAGTCGTGCCGAGAAAAAATATTGAAGAGGCGATTCTGCTTGTTAATTATGTTCGTCAAATTACGGGCGAAAACTATATTTTAGTTGTTCCAGGAAAAGTTGATAAGTATGACCCCTTGAGCCAAGGTTATTATGATGTTTTGGAAAAAATTGTCTTGGTGGCCGGCTTTCCGATTATTTTTACAAAAAAGCCTTTGCCTTTGAAAAGAAGATACAGCGCGTCAGGGGCAGTTGAAGAGTATAGCGTTGGTGATTTATATCAAGCGTCTTTTGCTACGGTCATGACTAGTTTAAGAGAGGGGTTTGGTTATCCATTTTTAGAATGTTGGTTCGCGGGGAAAATTGTTGTTGGGCGAAGAATACAAAATATTGTTGACGATTTTGAAAAAAGCGGACTTTCTTTTGAATGGCTTTATGATAATTTTTTGCTTAATAATAGAGATGTCGTAAACGCCGAAGATGAGAAAAGTTTTAAGAGGGCAAAAAGGGTTTTGGAAATTTTTAGGGACAAGGAGCTGAAGGAGCGGATATTGGAGTTAAATAAAGATGATGTTTTGAAGCAAGTTGAAGTTTTGCGGGATAGGACGCGACGGGAGAAAATCATTAAGGAGAATTTGGAGGCGGCTAAAAATATTTATGAAGTGTCGGAGGTCGCGAAACAATTTTTAGAGTTAATACAGGGGGCTGCCCCCGTTGCGGGGGCAGCCCCCTTGGGACATTACAAAAGTTGCGAGATTGTGGTTGGAATTCCTTCATATAACGAGGCGGATTCCATTTCTAATGTCGTGAAGGTGGTTGATGAGGGGCTTGTTAAATATTTTAGCGGTCGGCGGGCGGTGATTATTAACAGCGATAATAATTCTTCGGATGGAACGAGCGAAGTTTTTTTAGGGGTTAAAACGAAGACGCCTAAAATATATATTTCCACGCCGCCGGGCGTTAAAGGAAAGGGAAATAATTTTAGAAATTTATTTTTGAAAATGAAAGAATTGGGCGCGGACGCGACGATGGTTGTTGACGCTGATTTGAAAAGCATTACTCCAGAATGGGTAAAATGTTTAATAGAGCCGATGATGGACGGCTATGATTACATCACGCCGATTTACGCGCGCGATAAATATGACGGGTCTATTACGAATCATCTTTGCTATCCTATAGTTTATGGACTTTTGGGATATGATATTCGCCAACCGATTGGCGGGGATTTTGGGTTTTCGGGGAGGATGGCTGATTACTGGCTGGAGCAAGAATGGACAGAGGAAGTTGGGAAGTTTGGAATTGATATTTTTATGACTATGAACGCGATTAAGTTTGGCGCGAAGTTAGGACAGGTTGATTTGGGATTTAAAATTCATAAAACCAGCGCTCCGAAATTGGATAATATGTTTTTAGAAGTCGCGAGTTCTCTTTTTTCGTTTTTACCCAAAGAGAGAGCGGCGGAAATTCAAAAACCTCCCTTGGTTTGTAGTATTAGCGATGAAGAGGGTTTTTCTTTGGATGATTTTAACCAAAAAGAAAGTACGGCTCGCGAAAAAGAGGAAATTAACGAGAAAATAGCGGTGGAGTTTAAGGAGAATTATAGCGTTTTGAAGTCGTTTATTCCCGAAGAAATTCGCGTTGGTTTAGAGCGAGAGTTTTTTGAGGAAAAATCTTTTGGGATAGACGGCGAACTTTGGGCGAAATCGGTTTATTGTTTGTTGGGCGCTTTTAGGGATGGCGCGGATAAAAAGGCGGTATTAAAATTGTTAAGAGCGCTGTTTTTCGCGAGGAGGAATGTTTTTGTTGAGGAGATTAGAGGTAAGAGCTATAATGATTTAGAAAAGATAATTCAAAGAGAGGCGAATTATTTTTTGGATTTGTTGTAA
- a CDS encoding SIMPL domain-containing protein, translating into MKNFCREDFKNCGHKVLCALAGVLILFLGVLTVSAAVGISNKIKEGRYIGQEIESKNTITVSGQAEVYAKPDLALVVFSVVTEAKTVAQAMTQNTSKMNAVIDSAKGMGVEEKDLKTTSFNIYQRYEYRTSSLYPSGNRVLVGYEVSQSLQVKIRDLGKIGQIIEGATDAGANQVGNLQFTIDDQDALKAQVREEAIKSARAKAEKIADELGVSLVRIVGFSENLAAVRYDYALKAEAMGGGGEVPQIETGENKVETTVSVVYEIN; encoded by the coding sequence ATGAAAAACTTTTGTAGGGAAGATTTTAAAAATTGCGGGCATAAGGTTTTATGCGCGCTGGCTGGTGTTTTGATTTTGTTTTTGGGGGTTTTGACTGTTTCGGCCGCGGTTGGGATTAGCAATAAAATCAAAGAAGGGAGATACATTGGGCAGGAAATAGAATCAAAAAATACGATTACTGTTTCGGGGCAGGCGGAGGTTTATGCCAAGCCGGATTTGGCTTTGGTTGTTTTTTCGGTTGTGACAGAAGCGAAAACGGTCGCGCAGGCGATGACGCAAAACACTTCTAAAATGAATGCGGTGATTGATTCTGCGAAGGGGATGGGCGTTGAGGAGAAGGATTTAAAAACAACATCTTTTAATATTTATCAGCGATATGAATATCGGACGAGCAGTCTTTATCCATCAGGGAATAGGGTTTTAGTTGGATATGAGGTTTCGCAGTCGCTTCAGGTCAAGATTAGGGATTTAGGGAAAATCGGGCAAATTATTGAAGGGGCAACTGACGCGGGGGCGAACCAGGTTGGAAATTTACAATTTACGATTGATGACCAAGACGCGCTAAAGGCGCAAGTAAGGGAAGAGGCGATTAAATCGGCGCGCGCGAAGGCGGAGAAAATAGCCGATGAACTTGGAGTGAGCTTAGTTCGTATTGTTGGGTTTAGCGAAAACTTGGCGGCGGTTCGTTATGATTACGCTTTGAAGGCGGAGGCCATGGGCGGAGGGGGAGAGGTTCCGCAGATAGAGACGGGGGAGAATAAGGTGGAGACGACGGTGAGTGTTGTTTATGAGATTAATTAA
- a CDS encoding efflux RND transporter periplasmic adaptor subunit gives MKKIIIIISIIIILTGGYFAYQGFFGEGDSAYETVAVARGEIIQNVSATGTVVPAKQIDLQFENSGKINKVEVGIGDKVVAGQVLVRLNVAELSAQIQSYYAALNIAQAKLAQILAGNREEDIRIYQTAVSNAEVDIVNKEQALDDVEIDAENDLEEAYEDALDAVKTSYTKADKALLITFAEIKEEYFNGNDQIDSNVKSWEQIAKNDLSSAKTYNNIEAVLEEMKSALTTIRDALAYLRLAMNDASVKSSVSSTHKTSVDTERTNIDTEIVALTAAEQGIKSVAITNQININAARADLVTAESVLQKAKDELALKKADPRQTDIDLAEAEIKQARANILQIQEKINKNILRAPTDGTITALAKEEGEIAAANSTVVSMINSGRFQIEANISETEIAKVDLGDKVEMTLDALGPAEKFVGEIIKIDPAETIISGVIYYKITSVFDVEDGRIKSGMTVNLDIQTDKKENVLYLPYYVVKGINGDKFVNLLKDGEVVELIIKTGLEGENRIEIVEGLEEGEEVVMEAR, from the coding sequence ATGAAAAAAATTATTATCATTATTAGTATTATCATTATTTTGACTGGGGGGTATTTTGCTTATCAAGGTTTTTTTGGCGAGGGGGATTCCGCTTATGAAACAGTTGCTGTCGCGCGCGGAGAGATTATTCAGAATGTTTCGGCTACGGGGACGGTTGTGCCCGCGAAGCAGATTGATTTACAATTTGAAAATTCGGGAAAGATTAACAAGGTTGAAGTCGGGATTGGCGACAAGGTAGTCGCGGGGCAGGTTTTGGTTCGACTCAATGTCGCGGAATTAAGCGCTCAAATTCAGTCGTATTACGCCGCTTTGAATATCGCGCAGGCGAAGTTGGCGCAGATTTTAGCGGGCAACAGGGAAGAAGATATTCGAATTTACCAAACGGCCGTTTCGAATGCTGAAGTTGATATTGTCAATAAAGAACAGGCCTTGGACGATGTGGAAATTGACGCTGAGAATGATTTAGAAGAAGCATACGAGGACGCGTTGGATGCCGTAAAAACATCATACACGAAAGCCGACAAGGCGCTTTTAATTACTTTTGCCGAAATAAAGGAAGAATATTTTAACGGCAACGACCAAATTGACTCTAATGTTAAGAGTTGGGAGCAAATTGCTAAAAATGATTTAAGTTCGGCAAAGACCTACAATAATATTGAGGCGGTTTTGGAAGAGATGAAATCGGCGTTGACTACGATTAGGGACGCTTTGGCATATTTGCGGCTGGCGATGAATGACGCAAGCGTTAAAAGTTCTGTTTCTTCAACGCATAAGACAAGCGTTGATACAGAGAGGACGAATATTGATACAGAAATAGTCGCTCTGACTGCGGCTGAACAGGGGATTAAGTCGGTCGCGATCACGAACCAAATAAACATTAATGCCGCGCGCGCCGATTTAGTGACGGCGGAGTCGGTTCTTCAAAAAGCCAAGGACGAATTGGCTTTGAAAAAAGCGGATCCTCGCCAGACCGATATTGATTTGGCAGAAGCGGAAATTAAACAGGCGAGAGCGAATATTTTGCAAATTCAGGAAAAAATAAATAAAAATATTTTAAGAGCGCCGACCGATGGAACTATTACCGCGCTCGCAAAAGAGGAAGGGGAGATAGCTGCGGCAAACTCAACGGTTGTCTCTATGATTAATTCGGGACGATTTCAAATTGAAGCGAATATTTCAGAAACGGAAATCGCCAAGGTTGATTTGGGCGACAAAGTGGAAATGACATTGGACGCTTTGGGTCCTGCGGAAAAATTTGTCGGAGAGATTATTAAAATTGACCCGGCGGAAACAATTATTTCGGGCGTGATTTATTATAAAATTACTTCTGTTTTTGATGTAGAGGATGGAAGAATTAAGTCGGGGATGACGGTTAATCTTGATATTCAGACCGACAAAAAAGAGAATGTTCTTTATTTGCCGTATTATGTTGTTAAAGGTATAAACGGCGATAAATTTGTTAATCTTCTGAAAGATGGGGAAGTTGTTGAGCTAATTATCAAAACCGGTTTGGAAGGCGAGAATAGAATTGAAATTGTTGAGGGGCTGGAAGAGGGGGAAGAAGTGGTAATGGAGGCGCGATAA
- a CDS encoding ABC transporter permease: protein MYFFNVLKLTFQNLLLRKSRSFLTMLGIIIGVAAVISIMAVGASAQDLLLAQVRAMGSDLIGVLPGMSEEGGPPAAVFGIEITTLTYEDALAIEELPRVVAACSYVKGRGTMSFLNEIHDFDYTGISSNYLEVEDTSIAQGRFIKQDEVNGLARVAVLGSRVKEELFGEDNPIDQRIKINQVSFRVIGVMKERGTAAFQNQDEQVFVPVKTAQKILLGIDHVALIRAKVSGADNIDLVISQVENILRFRHHIKDPLKDDFTVMNAAQALDILGAITQALKMFLAMVAAISLIVGGIGIMNIMFVVVNERTREIGLRKALGAKRKSILFQFLIESATMTLLGGVIGIVLGILIAYTVTVGVNYFGYDWKFIVTPLSVFVSSFMAVSIGLIFGLWPANRASKLNPIQALRYE, encoded by the coding sequence ATGTATTTCTTTAATGTTCTAAAACTTACTTTTCAGAATCTGCTCTTGAGAAAGAGCCGTTCTTTTTTGACGATGCTGGGCATTATTATCGGAGTTGCCGCTGTTATTTCAATTATGGCGGTGGGGGCGAGCGCGCAGGACTTGCTTTTGGCGCAGGTAAGGGCGATGGGGAGTGATTTAATCGGTGTTCTACCAGGCATGTCCGAAGAAGGCGGACCGCCGGCGGCTGTGTTTGGGATTGAAATAACAACTCTCACTTATGAAGACGCTTTGGCGATTGAAGAGTTGCCGCGCGTAGTTGCCGCTTGCTCTTATGTTAAAGGGCGAGGGACAATGAGTTTTCTAAATGAAATACACGATTTTGATTATACGGGTATTTCTTCTAATTATTTAGAAGTTGAAGATACTTCTATCGCGCAAGGGCGGTTTATTAAACAGGATGAAGTTAACGGCTTGGCGAGAGTCGCGGTTTTAGGGAGCCGGGTCAAAGAAGAATTGTTTGGCGAGGACAATCCGATTGACCAAAGGATTAAAATCAATCAGGTTAGTTTTAGAGTCATCGGGGTGATGAAAGAAAGAGGAACGGCGGCTTTTCAAAATCAAGACGAACAGGTCTTTGTCCCTGTCAAAACGGCTCAAAAAATACTTTTAGGGATTGACCATGTTGCCCTTATCCGCGCCAAGGTTTCTGGGGCGGATAATATTGATTTGGTTATTTCTCAAGTTGAAAATATTCTTCGTTTCCGCCATCACATTAAAGACCCGCTTAAAGATGACTTTACTGTTATGAACGCCGCGCAAGCCCTTGATATTTTAGGCGCGATCACGCAGGCGCTTAAAATGTTTTTGGCGATGGTGGCGGCGATTTCCTTGATTGTCGGCGGGATTGGGATTATGAACATTATGTTTGTGGTCGTGAATGAAAGGACAAGGGAAATTGGTTTGCGCAAAGCGTTGGGCGCTAAAAGAAAAAGCATCCTTTTTCAATTTTTAATAGAAAGCGCGACAATGACATTGCTTGGCGGGGTGATTGGAATTGTTTTAGGAATTTTAATCGCTTATACTGTGACTGTCGGCGTGAATTATTTTGGATATGATTGGAAATTTATTGTTACGCCTCTTTCAGTTTTTGTTTCTTCTTTTATGGCCGTGAGTATTGGTTTAATCTTCGGTTTATGGCCGGCCAATCGCGCTTCTAAATTAAATCCGATTCAGGCGTTGAGATATGAATAA
- a CDS encoding ABC transporter ATP-binding protein encodes MLIQLENVVKNYVDDELVTPALRGVSFEIKEGAFVAVTGSSGSGKSTLMHIIGFLDKLTSGEYFFDGENASHFDDDKLAEIRNQKVGFVFQSYNLLPRTSVLDNVLLPTIYTPRLDKKETENRARYLLEKVGLSHRVNHRPNQLSGGEQQRVAIVRALINRPRLILADEPTGNLDSKSGQEVMEVLQDLNEEGHTILMVTHEKYVAECAKRIIDLKDGRVLTDTKVNERHIAKNGIEK; translated from the coding sequence ATGCTGATTCAACTTGAGAATGTGGTTAAAAATTATGTGGACGATGAATTGGTGACCCCGGCTTTGCGCGGGGTTTCTTTTGAGATTAAAGAAGGCGCGTTTGTCGCGGTGACAGGCTCTTCGGGTTCAGGCAAATCAACTTTGATGCATATTATCGGTTTTTTGGATAAGTTGACGAGCGGAGAATATTTTTTTGACGGGGAAAATGCGAGCCATTTTGATGACGATAAATTGGCTGAAATTAGAAATCAAAAAGTTGGTTTTGTTTTTCAATCGTATAATCTTTTGCCGCGGACTTCTGTTTTAGACAATGTTTTATTGCCGACTATTTATACGCCGCGATTAGATAAAAAAGAGACCGAAAACAGGGCGCGCTATCTTTTAGAAAAAGTGGGTCTTTCTCATCGCGTCAATCATCGTCCGAATCAACTTTCGGGTGGGGAACAGCAAAGGGTGGCGATTGTTCGCGCGTTAATTAACCGTCCGCGACTGATTCTTGCCGACGAGCCGACGGGAAATTTGGATAGCAAATCAGGACAGGAAGTAATGGAAGTTTTACAGGATTTGAATGAAGAGGGGCACACGATTTTAATGGTAACCCATGAAAAATATGTCGCTGAATGCGCGAAAAGAATTATAGATTTGAAGGATGGCAGAGTTCTCACCGACACAAAAGTGAACGAAAGACATATCGCGAAGAATGGGATAGAGAAATAA
- a CDS encoding phosphomannose isomerase type II C-terminal cupin domain, which yields MEKYIEKRPWGRFERFCLNQLCTVKMIFVLPGEELSLQRHNKRSEFWRVIRGGGEITVGEAVKKAEKGEEFFIEKKAKHRVKAGEKGIEILEISFGEFDEEDEERLEDKYKR from the coding sequence ATGGAAAAGTATATAGAAAAAAGGCCTTGGGGGAGGTTTGAGAGGTTTTGTTTGAATCAACTTTGCACAGTGAAGATGATTTTTGTTTTGCCGGGGGAAGAGTTGAGTTTACAGAGGCATAATAAGAGGAGCGAGTTTTGGAGAGTTATTCGCGGCGGGGGAGAAATAACGGTTGGCGAGGCGGTTAAAAAAGCGGAAAAAGGAGAAGAATTTTTTATTGAGAAAAAAGCGAAGCATAGGGTTAAAGCGGGAGAAAAAGGAATTGAGATTTTGGAAATTTCTTTTGGGGAGTTTGATGAGGAGGACGAGGAGAGGTTAGAGGATAAGTATAAGAGATAA